The nucleotide sequence ACACCAATTCAACCGACCAGTGGGCTATTTATACAAAATCTTCCGTGGAATCGATGAATGCCTACCCAATGATGCTTTCGGCTTTTTCTTCTGCTAATCCTACAAGTAAAGACGGTCAGTGGAGATGGGAGTTATCACCTGTTGCCGGTTTTACAGAAAGTTTTGCCGGAACAAGGAATTCAGACGGAAGTTATACCTGGGTGCTGATGCTAAACGGTACTTACGAGGGTAGCACATACAGTAACTGGAAAGCTCTTGAGGGCACTACAAGTTCAGATGGTAAAAGCGGAAGCTGGAAGGCTTTTGAAGATAATACAAACGTTCTGACTGCCGACTATACCTGGTCTACCAGCAGCACCGGAGTCCTTTCAGGAACGTTCAAAGGCTATGAGAACAGTGTTGTAACCGGGAAGATCGAAATTACAAACAATCCTGACAATTCAGGCAGTCTGCTTGTTTATAACAGCGGAGAATTGATGTTCAAATCAACCTGGATTGCCAACGGTACTGGCCAGTGGTGGGGTTATGAGAACGGCGTACAGAAAACCCAGGGCAACTGGCAGTAAGAATTCGTTTTTATCACTTCAGATTTTATGGCTCCTTTCTACAATAGGAAGGAGCTTTTTATTTTCTCCCCTGCACCTCCTAGTCCGGGTAATTCAAAAGATCCTTCTAAAATGGCTTTGATAAGAGAAAAAAGATTTTATATCATATTATAACGCAAGAGGGTTGCATGACTATATCTGACGCGTTTTTCAAAGTCCCGAAATTGTAAATATTGGTCAGGTTAAAATAATTAGAAGGGAGACGTTCATATGAAAAGGTGGTATAACTTTTTAATCCTGTTTTTTTTGATCACGGCTTTTCTTGCCTCCGGCTGCTCCAAAAAAGATGATAACCCCGCCGCTCCGGCAGTCGCTACTAACCCTGGTCCGCCCCCGGCAGTGCCCCAGATAGGTATCAAGGGCCCGGGCTCAACTTCAAACGATCCGGTCCTTTTACTGGCAAAAAGCTACTTCCAGAGCCTTGGCACACTTTCATACTATTCAAATATGTTCCAGGATGTTCAGGCCGTTTATTCCGATACCGGCTGGGTCAGAAAATTCTTCAACGGCTCAATTTCTGCAACACTGATTACAAACAGGCTTCCGGACGGATCCTACGCCTGGAAATTAACTCTAAACGGCACAAGCGACAGCGTGACCTATAATAACTGGCTCGCCCTTGAAGGCACTTCAAGCTCAGACGGGAAGATGGGAACATGGAAACTCTTCAGGCAGAATACAAATCTTCTTACCGGAGACTACAAATGGCAGAAAAATGACGACGGCTCAATTTCTGCAACTATCAGAGAATATAACGCCGACGGCAGCCTCCGTACAAGAATTGAAGCTTCTGAAAACACAGATAAATCGGGACAGGTGCTTGTGTATTTTACCGGCAATCTTGCTTTTAAGGCTTCCTGGCTTGCAAACGGTTCCGGAGAGTGGTGGACATACGACGCCTCAGGCAATATCCGCCACCAGGGCACCTGGTCGTAATTACCGGTTAATAGTCCTTTTCAGGGCAGGCGCCGCCTGCCCCTACAGTTTGACGTCTAATTGCAGACTCAGAGAGTTATTTTCCTCCTCAGGCATTTGTAAGCTTTCAGACCTGTAGGTCTCAGAATATTTCATTGATACCGAAACACCCTGAAATATCCTGCCCCGCAGATTTATAAACCACCTCACCCCTTGTCCATAAAGAAAAGAGTTTGCAAGGCTTCCCGGGGTGTCGTATTCCACCTGGAAAATCCTTGAGTAGTAGGACTCTGTCCTGAAATAAGATATCCTTGCCGAAAGGGAAAACATGCTCCTGGAGACTGCCGTCTCCTCGTAAAGCAGAAAACCTTTTTCTTTTTTATCCTCCTTTGTATCCATATACCTGTTCAGGCTGCCGTGCAGCTTTATGAATAATGAAGATGTAAAGTCCATGCGTAAATCAGCCCTGAAGGTCCGGCTCTGTCTTGTAACGGTTCCTGCAAAAGGATCACGGAGGTCGCATATTTCTTCATCACCATTCCGGTACCTGAAGTTCATCTTCAGATTCTTTGCCGTCGAAAAGCTAAAGCTCATGCCGAACTTATTCCCGTTTGCAGGCAGGCTGTAGCTTTGTTTTTCTTTCTTAAACTGGTCGTAGAAGATGCCGAAAGTGCCAAGGGGTGTCTTAAAATTCATTCCGCAGTAGATCCCTGCTTCCTGCCTGAAGCCTCCGGAACTACCGCCTGAGAGGGATGAATGCAGGGAAGGGAAGCCCCGGGGGTAATGCCTGAAGGAAATTAGCGCGTTTATCTCTTTAGTAATAATGAGTTCCATAGAGCTGTTAAAGGCCGTCTTTCTGCCGGCATTTGCCGCCTCTCCGGAAATCATGACCTTTTCCAAAAACAGTTTATATGAAAGGGAAAATATGTCAAACCTGCTGCCTGAAAGTCCTGATGGTGAGGATTCCAAAAATGAACGGCTGAACTCCGAATGGTAGTAAAGTATACCGGCCTTCAGAATTTCATCTAGTTGGTAATCAGCGTAAGCCCCGAAAAGAACTTCCTTTACTTTATCCTTTTTCATGCTCTCCCTTAAATTCCTGTGATAGCCTGAAGTATAAAAAGATGTAACCTTACCCGAAGCAGTATCGAGATTTGCATCCCTGGCGTTATTGGAATAGAAGGCGGAAAGCCTTAAACCCTTTAAAGAAAAGGATAAAGCACCGCCTCTTAAGAAACTGTTTTCATCAGTACTGAGGTATGGCTTTATGCCCTTATTCTGCCTCTGAAGTGAGCTCACTGCATCCCCATCTCTTAAGTACCCGTAAGGGCTCCAGAGTGCAAGACCCTGCCCGAACTCCAGGGTGTAGTCGCCTATAAGGACCCCCTCAAACGGCTTAAGAAAATTGAGTAAAAGGTGGAATGAACTGAAGTCAGAAAGCGGGGTTTCACCTGCATCCTTCTCCAGAATGAAAGCCAGCTGATACCGGTCTTTGCTGTTAACTTTAAGGCGGTTATAGAGCTTAAATGGAGTGCCGCTGTAAGTCCCGGCCGTAACATCTTTATTATATAAGGAGTTACTGAGCATTCTGAGGCGTAAATCGACTTCCGGGATAGGGCTGACGTCGGGTTCTGCTCTTAAAGTAAAGGCACTTGCCGGAATCATCTCGTAAGTTTTTGCAGTAACATAAGGTAAGATATTACAAATAAGTACGTTAGATAGTGCTTTTACCTGCCTTAATTCATTAGTTGAAAAGAATTTTCCAGAGGTTTTTCTGTACTCCAAAATCGCTTTTGCATCCTGATAATTAAGAAATGGAACCCTTAAGAAGTCTTCCAGCGTGGCTGAATTTATGTCCACCGGGTGAAGGGAAAGGTTCTCCAGATCGTCAGAAATTTCACTCTCATTTACCTCAGTCATGTTCTCTTCAATGAGGTTATTCCAGAACCGGTCGTAGCCGGACGGGATTAAACCGATAGACCGGACTGAATCTTTCTGCGGCAAAACTAAGCCGTTCAAAAGAAGTAAAACTGATATTATAAGTAAAGGAATTCTCATGGCAATGGGCTGTGTAAAATCTTCTTATACGGGGAATATCCCCGGTGTCAGTCTTTAGCGCTAAGACTCAGGACCGCTCCAATCTGGTGCGTAAGACCCAGGTCCTGGTGAGTGAACACGGCGTAATCAAATTTCAGGAAAGAGTAATTTATTCCTATTCCGGCTGAGAACCTGTCGGGCTCCGTGGAAACTCCGGCTCTTAGAGATAGATATTTTATGATGTCATATTCAACACCTGCTCTTATAGATATCGGATCTCCGGTCACTTTTTCCACTGCCGCGTTCAGCATAATTGTCCTGTATGGCCTGTAGCTGAAGCCGGAGGATATAACGCGTGGGATCTGGCCCTTTTCACTCCCGAGCGAGGCGTTAAGGATGTTCTGAACGGAAAAGCCCCAGTTGAGCTCCCGGATGAGTGAAATTAAAATCCCGGGACTGATGGCCAGTGAATTATCCGATCCGTAATTCCTGATTGTAAGGTTGTGGAGGTTAAGGCTTAAGCCTACAGATACATCAGTGATTTTTATGGAATAAGCCATGACAAAATTATTTTTCCTGTAAAGTGAAAACCCGAAAGTGGATATCCCAAAAGATACTGTTCCTGCCGGCAGAGGTCCGGTGTAAGCCATGGCTGCATTTGCCAGTTCCTTAAGGCCGAATGGCGAAGGGGAGTAGAAAACCCCCAGCTCACTGTCCAAAACACCAGGAAGGCAGGCCGGATTATTGAAGGCTGAAAACACATCTCCATCTATGGCAGCGTCAGAATTTGCCAAAGCTATCTGCCTTGCGCCCGGGTTCATCTGCGGGTAAATAGCGCCGGCAGAAACTAATATCAGGATGAAAATGTAAAAGAAGTGTGGCATTGAAATGTAAGTATTGCCTATGGAATTATAATATTCAAATTTATATATTATGTCAAACGTTAAAAAAACTATTGGTTGAAAAATGAAATACCTACTAGCGCTCCTCCTTTTACTTCCTGTTTGCCTGTATTCACAGGAACTCGATGTTCAGGTTAAAGTTAATACTGAAAAACTGCCAACGACCAATAAGGACCTGCTTTCTAATTTTGGGCAGGACATTCAGGATTATCTCAATAATACCCGCTTTACTGGCGACAACTGGGAAGGGGACAGGATCAAGTGCTCCTTTAATGTCTTCTTAGATAATGCAACCGACGAAACCCATTATTCCGCCCAGGTGAGCATTACCAGCTTAAGACCCATTTACAAGAGCAACAGGGCGTCTTTAATGATCAATGTGCTCGATAACCAATGGAATTTTGTCTATGAGCGCGGCCAGTCAATGTACTATAACCAGTCAGTTTTTGACCCGCTTACAAGCTTTCTCAACTTTTACGCCTATATAATTATAGGCCTCGATGCCGATTCATATAATATGCTTGGCGGCTCACAGCTATTTTCACAGGCTTATAACATTACGCTCCTCGGGGCAAACAGCACACAGCCGGCGGGCTGGGAGAAAAGTACAACTCCTTATAACCGCAGGGGCCTCATTGAAGACCTGATAAACGAGAAGTACAGAACATTCAGGGAAGATTATTTTAACTATCACTATAACGGACTCGACATTTTTGCACTCGGCCCGCAGGATAAGCAGAAGGCACAGGATAACATTGCAAAGCTCATTAAAGACCTGGACGTCCTAAGGACGAAGCAGGATATAAGGGGCATTCTGATGAAGGTATTCTTTGATACCAAGTCAGCCGAAATTGTAAACTATATGAGCGACTATCCCGACAAAACCATTTTTGCCACGCTGAAGAAGATCGACCCGGCCCACATCTCAAAATACGACGAAGCCCTTGAGCGCCAATAAAATTAAGTAACCAAACAACAAAGCCGGATCACCCTGTGACCCGGCTTTTTTTTACCTGAAGGCCCAAAGTCATTTTAGGAACAGAAATATATCTGAATTTGTATCAGGTTGGAGAAGAGGATAATTTTATAAAATATTAAATAAAATTGGGATCCTAAATGAAAAAGATTCTGTTAATATTCATTCTTTTTTCTTCAGTTTTAATTAATGCCCAGGATTTCAGAAATGCAAAATGGGGCGCTTCTCTTAAAGATATCAAGAGAACTGAAACAGCTAAACTGACGCGCGAAGCAAAAGGGTTGTTAATCTATTCCGGAATTATAGAAGGTAAACCGGCCTCAATACAGTATATATTTTCAGATTCGGGATTGAACAGGATAGTGGTAAGATTTATATCTGTACA is from Ignavibacteria bacterium and encodes:
- a CDS encoding DUF4835 family protein encodes the protein MKYLLALLLLLPVCLYSQELDVQVKVNTEKLPTTNKDLLSNFGQDIQDYLNNTRFTGDNWEGDRIKCSFNVFLDNATDETHYSAQVSITSLRPIYKSNRASLMINVLDNQWNFVYERGQSMYYNQSVFDPLTSFLNFYAYIIIGLDADSYNMLGGSQLFSQAYNITLLGANSTQPAGWEKSTTPYNRRGLIEDLINEKYRTFREDYFNYHYNGLDIFALGPQDKQKAQDNIAKLIKDLDVLRTKQDIRGILMKVFFDTKSAEIVNYMSDYPDKTIFATLKKIDPAHISKYDEALERQ
- a CDS encoding helix-hairpin-helix domain-containing protein; the protein is MPQKDSVRSIGLIPSGYDRFWNNLIEENMTEVNESEISDDLENLSLHPVDINSATLEDFLRVPFLNYQDAKAILEYRKTSGKFFSTNELRQVKALSNVLICNILPYVTAKTYEMIPASAFTLRAEPDVSPIPEVDLRLRMLSNSLYNKDVTAGTYSGTPFKLYNRLKVNSKDRYQLAFILEKDAGETPLSDFSSFHLLLNFLKPFEGVLIGDYTLEFGQGLALWSPYGYLRDGDAVSSLQRQNKGIKPYLSTDENSFLRGGALSFSLKGLRLSAFYSNNARDANLDTASGKVTSFYTSGYHRNLRESMKKDKVKEVLFGAYADYQLDEILKAGILYYHSEFSRSFLESSPSGLSGSRFDIFSLSYKLFLEKVMISGEAANAGRKTAFNSSMELIITKEINALISFRHYPRGFPSLHSSLSGGSSGGFRQEAGIYCGMNFKTPLGTFGIFYDQFKKEKQSYSLPANGNKFGMSFSFSTAKNLKMNFRYRNGDEEICDLRDPFAGTVTRQSRTFRADLRMDFTSSLFIKLHGSLNRYMDTKEDKKEKGFLLYEETAVSRSMFSLSARISYFRTESYYSRIFQVEYDTPGSLANSFLYGQGVRWFINLRGRIFQGVSVSMKYSETYRSESLQMPEEENNSLSLQLDVKL